GGCGTCCTCAGGCGGGCCGCGTGCTGCAGGAATTATGGACGAGTGCGGCCGAACCGGCCCTGCTGGCCCAGACAAAAGTGTTGTCACTGAAAAATGGAGTGTTGCAGGTGGGAGTTTCAAACTCTGCCCTGCTGAGTGAGCTGGCCGCGTTTCGCAAAATGGAACTGTTGGAGATCCTGCGAAAATCGCCGGCTGGCGCCAAGATTCGAGATTTGAAGTTCAAGCTCCGCGGCGATTTGAAAACCCGTTGAGTCGACTGGCTGAAAGTGGATTCACCGCCTTCCTTCCAGATTGAATTTCAGGAACAGGATGTAACGAGGACCGATGAGCGACGCACCGAAGCCAAAACCCCGTTCTGAAGATTACGGCTCGAACACCATTCAGCACCTGGAAGGGATCGAAGGGATTCGACACCGGCCGGCCATGTACATCGGCGGGACCGACCTATCCGGGCTGCATCACCTCGTTTACGAAGTGACCGACAACGTTCTCGACGAGTTCGCGAACGGGTTCGCCACCGTGATGAACGTGCAGATCCACGGCGACGGCTCGGTGACGGTCAGCGACGATGGCCGCGGCATCCCCGTCGACAAAATGAAGGACAAAGAGCAGTCCGCGCTCGAGGTGGTGTTCACCGAGATCCATGCCGGCGGCAAGTTCGACCGCAAGGCCTACGCGGTCGGGACCGGGGGGTTGCACGGCGTGGGGATTACCGCCGTCAACGCCTGTAGCGAGTGGCTGGAAGTGGAAGTCAGTCGGCAGGGACATGTCTGGACGATGGAATTTGCCAAGGGGCGGATGACGTCGCCGCTCGCCCAGGGGGCCGCCACGGAACAGACCGGGACGAAGGTCACCTTCAAGCCGGACCCCACGATCTTCCCGAATACCACGTTCAGCTATGACATGATTCACAAGCGGCTGCAGGACTGTGCATTTCTCAACGCCGGTATCCGGATCAATATCACGGACGAGCGCACAGGGCAGACGGATACCTTCTTCTACG
This sequence is a window from Planctomicrobium piriforme. Protein-coding genes within it:
- a CDS encoding DUF721 domain-containing protein, encoding MSQRPMERARPYDTSEPDTLGSVLSKLFALRGYGRPQAGRVLQELWTSAAEPALLAQTKVLSLKNGVLQVGVSNSALLSELAAFRKMELLEILRKSPAGAKIRDLKFKLRGDLKTR